A window of Kineococcus sp. NBC_00420 genomic DNA:
ACGCCACCGTGAGCGCGATCCTCGTCGAGAACTCCGGTGCGGTGAGCGGGACGCCGCGTCCGTCGAACCCGACCCCGACGCTGCCTCCGGTGACGCTGCCTCCGGTGACGCTGCCTCCGGTGACGACGCCCCCCGTGACGACGCCCCCCGTGACGACGCCCCCCGTGACGACGCCCCCCACCACTCCTCCCGTCGCCCCCGGCCCGACCCGGAACGCCTCCGGCCACGAGTGGATGTCCGGTTCCTCGGGCGTCGGTGCGGCCGACGGGCAGTTCGGGAACTGGCGCGGCAGCAACCTCGACATCGTCTCCAGCTGGGCCGGCAACGCCGACAACTCCGCGAACTTCTACACGCTGTGGAAGGGCGCCGAGTACGGCAACTGGAACGGTTCCATGGACATGGCCGTCGGCGGGATCGACTCCGGCGAAACCTGGTCGCAGGCCGCCAGTGGTCGCTACGACGCCCGCTGGGCGGCCTCGCTGACCAAGCTGAAGTCGCTCTGGGCCGGTCGCCAGGGAACCATGTACATCCGCTTCGCCCACGAGATGAACGGCTACTGGTTCTCCTGGAGCGTGAACAAGAACAACTACCAGGACTTCATGACCTCCTGGAAGCGCTACCGCGCTCTGCAGCAGCAGATCTTCCCCGAGGCGAAGCTCGTCTTCTCGGTGAACAAGGAGTCCAACGGCCCGGGCATGAACTGGACGAACTTCTTCCCCGGCAAGCAGTACGTCGACGTCCTGTCGGTCGACTACTACAACAACTGGCCCTACGCGGCCACCGTGGACCAGTTCAACGCGCAGTCCTGGGACAAGGACGGCTACGGCGCCCCCAAGGGCATCAACGCCCACCTCGCCTTCGCGAAGAGCCAGGGTCTGCCGCTGTCGGTGTCGGAGTGGTCGGGCAACGCCGACGACGGTGACTCGCCCGGTTTCGTCCAGGGCATGTACGACTTCTTCAAGGCCAACGCCGGGACCGGCGCCGGTCAGCTCGCCTACGAGGTCCAGTTCAACTGCGACATCGACAACCACCGCTGGCTGCTCAACGGTGGGTCCCGCATGCCGAACTCGGCGGCGAAGTACAAGGAACTCTTCTGAGTCCTGCCGCGCCGGACCGTCGTCCGACGTGAGAGCGCCCCCGTCGACCAGG
This region includes:
- a CDS encoding malectin domain-containing carbohydrate-binding protein, which encodes MSKVSKFLLSTAAIATVASGLTAAGVSAANAADSGVVRVSTLKSSFTDSAGKVWNADSGFAGGWQNPNTTGVDIAGTTNDKLFQSEHYGMTGWSAPVANGTYKVTLKTAETYWSQRGARVFSVTAEGQNVISNLDIFAEVGKNVALNKSFTVKVDDGTLNLGFSQTRNYATVSAILVENSGAVSGTPRPSNPTPTLPPVTLPPVTLPPVTTPPVTTPPVTTPPVTTPPTTPPVAPGPTRNASGHEWMSGSSGVGAADGQFGNWRGSNLDIVSSWAGNADNSANFYTLWKGAEYGNWNGSMDMAVGGIDSGETWSQAASGRYDARWAASLTKLKSLWAGRQGTMYIRFAHEMNGYWFSWSVNKNNYQDFMTSWKRYRALQQQIFPEAKLVFSVNKESNGPGMNWTNFFPGKQYVDVLSVDYYNNWPYAATVDQFNAQSWDKDGYGAPKGINAHLAFAKSQGLPLSVSEWSGNADDGDSPGFVQGMYDFFKANAGTGAGQLAYEVQFNCDIDNHRWLLNGGSRMPNSAAKYKELF